The following coding sequences are from one bacterium BMS3Abin14 window:
- the panD gene encoding aspartate 1-decarboxylase precursor codes for MRYTLLAGKIHRATVTGTDLEYEGSITIDKGLLEAARIPLYSQVQIYNVTNGERFETYAILGERGSGAIALNGAAAHKASKGDIIIIACYCHVAAKDVLSHKPSLVYVDQNNAIKETKQG; via the coding sequence ATGAGATACACATTGCTTGCGGGCAAGATCCACCGTGCGACTGTAACGGGCACCGACCTGGAGTACGAAGGGTCCATCACCATTGACAAGGGCCTCCTGGAAGCGGCCCGGATCCCCCTCTACTCCCAGGTTCAGATCTACAACGTCACCAACGGGGAGCGGTTTGAGACCTACGCCATCCTCGGCGAACGGGGGTCCGGCGCCATTGCCCTTAACGGAGCCGCCGCGCACAAGGCAAGCAAGGGGGATATTATAATCATCGCGTGCTATTGCCATGTTGCGGCCAAGGATGTTCTCTCCCACAAACCGTCACTGGTCTACGTGGATCAAAACAACGCCATCAAGGAAACCAAACAGGGATAG